Proteins from one Elgaria multicarinata webbii isolate HBS135686 ecotype San Diego chromosome 3, rElgMul1.1.pri, whole genome shotgun sequence genomic window:
- the LOC134394573 gene encoding uncharacterized protein LOC134394573 has product MQPLLALQREVGKKVGRGSPAVCKAAQAFLYSYWARRATLPAAAAAAAAAAARQSRRAHTTTRCKAGISRDCYIIPGFRNNSRPPRDWCRAGGAILSQASRGWQGTGTGTTTLELSQQDCYCQGCKVSLVQDKPWYPCQCWHRGLGALSRHARLKKQTLHNSTVHPRSECQRLSARPWQLLFLRIQSRQSGHFVAGQHGGLVLPWWPQQLAALGTRRLGTRSYHASSLPAGTQCHVVDLRSDTVTQPSPEMRQAMAQMEVGDDYYGEDPTVNELQSVVADLLGTEGALFVPSATMANLIAVMCHCQRRGAQVLLGREAHIHVFTHGGVAQVAGVHSEILQDMPDGTISLDELENKIQQAHQSKYHPRPELICLENTHSSAGGRVLPLQYLQEVHHLAQQYGLRVHMDGARVLNAAVALGVPPTDISQHCDSISLCLSKGVGAPAGALLAGSRELITEAWRMRKVLGGGMRQAGVLAAAGLVGLAHVEETLKRDHNNARCFAQAACTLGSPLCSVNPAKVETNIVMATFAPWLAPAKLCELMEAVSAEELAATGQAVSVRLFPWGKQGLRAVWHWNVSALDTQLAGNKLRFVLEKCQQQHTNMA; this is encoded by the exons ATGCAGCCATTGCTGGCACTACAGAGGGAGGTGGGCAAAAAGGTCGGGCGCGGGAGTCCCGCCGTCTGCAAGGCTGCCCAGGCCTTCCTTTATTCCTATTGGGCGCGCCGTGCTACacttcctgctgccgccgccgccgccgccgccgccgccgctcgccaAAGCAGGAGAGCACACACGACGACCCGCTGCAAGGCTGGTATTTCTAGAGATTGTTATATTATTCCTGGATTCAGAAATAACTCCAGGCCGCCCAGGGACTGGTGTAGAGCAGGAGGGGCGATCCTGTCTCAGGCTTCGCGCGGGTGGCAAGGCACAGGCACAGGCACCACCACCTTGGAACTCTCCCAACAGGATTGCTACTGCCAGGGCTGTAAAGTTAGCTTGGTCCAAGACAAGCCCTGGTATCCATGCCAGTGTTGGCACCGGGGTCTTGGTGCCCTTTCGAGACATGCCAGGCTTAAGAAGCAGACTTTACACAACAGCACAGTCCATCCAAGATCTGAATGCCAGCGTCTTAGCGCCAGGCCGTGGCAGCTTCTGTTCTTGAGAATCCAGTCGAGGCAATCGGGCCACTTTGTTGCTGGCCAACATGGTGGTCTCGTTTTGCCATGGTGGCCCCAGCAACTGGCTGCCCTTGGCACTCGCAGGCTTGGCACTCGCAGTTACCATGCTTCAAGTCTCCCTGCAGGGACCCAGTGCCATGTGGTGGATCTGCGCAGTGACACAGTGACTCAGCCCAGCCCTGAGATGAGGCAAGCTATGGCTCAGATGGAAGTGGGTGATGACTACTACGGGGAGGACCCCACAGTCAATG AGCTGCAGAGCGTTGTGGCTGACCTCCTAGGAACGGAAGGGGCTTTGTTTGTTCCCAGTGCCACCATGGCTAACCTCATTGCTG tCATGTGCCACTGTCAGAGACGAGGGGCACAGGTCCTTCTGGGGAGAGAGGCCCACATCCATGTTTTTACACATGGTGGCGTTGCACAA GTGGCTGGAGTCCATTCAGAGATCTTGCAGGACATGCCTGACGGGACCATCAGTCTTGATGAACTGGAGAATAAGATCCAGCAAGCCCACCAAAGCAAATACCACCCCCGCCCTGAGCTCATTTGCCTTGAGAACACACACAGCTCAGCTGGTGGACGGGTGCTTCCGCTTCAGTACCTGCAGGAG GTGCATCACCTAGCCCAGCAATATGGGTTACGAGTACACATGGATGGCGCCCGCGTGCTTAATGCTGCCGTGGCCCTGGGAGTGCCACCAACTGATATCTCCCAGCACTGTGACTCCATCTCCTTGTGCCTCTCTAAG GGTGTGGGCGCACCAGCTGGGGCTCTTCTGGCTGGGAGCAGAGAGCTCATCACCGAAGCCTGGCGTATGCGGAAGGTCCTCGGAGGTGGGATGCGCCAGGCAGGAGTTCTGGCAGCAGCCGGCCTGGTTGGATTAGCCCACGTGGAGGAAACTCTGAAGAGGGACCACAACAATGCTAGATGTTTTGCTCAAG CTGCCTGCACCCTTGGTTCTCCTCTCTGTTCCGTGAATCCAGCTAAAGTGGAGACCAACATCGTCATGGCAACGTTTGCACCCTGGCTGGCCCCTGCCAAGTTGTGTGAGCTCATGGAAGCCGTGAGCGCCGAGGAACTTGCTGCCACAGGCCAGGCAGTGAGCGTGCGCCTCTTCCCGTGGGGCAAGCAAGGCCTGCGGGCCGTCTGGCACTGGAATGTCTCTGCTCTTGACACACAACTGGCTGGGAACAAGTTGCGTTTTGTACTGGAGAAGTGTCAGCAGCAACACACCAACATGGCCTGA
- the TMEM235 gene encoding transmembrane protein 235 — translation MVPKPGGGAVSPGALCLAAALCGIFSFGFLIAAIGTDYWYLVRVDLAGKSNLSAWEAEQLSSHSGLWRLCEGRNACMPLIDPFGPQSWQVPASLQHLICMHRAFVVLLPLSLTLIVFGWICGIIGSLARSYRVLLFTGCYFLLGALLTLSGTSIYIVYSEAAFAETVHMFDRQRFEHVHVAFGWSLALAWLSFSAETLAGILLLLAARGLCLKLRTGSGVI, via the exons ATGGTGCCAAAGCCGGGAGGCGGAGCGGTGTCTCCCGGCGCGCTCTGCCTCGCCGCTGCCCTCTGTGGGATCTTCAGCTTCGGCTTCTTGATTGCAGCCATCGGCACCGACTACTGGTACTTGGTCCGCGTGGACTTAGCTGGGAAGAGCAACCTCAGTGCTTGGGAGGCAGAGCAGCTGAGTTCTCACTCCGGACTCTGGCGTCTCTGCGAAG GGCGGAATGCCTGTATGCCTCTAATTGACCCATTTGGCCCACAGAGTTGGCAGGTTCCAGCCTCCCTCCAGCATCTCATCT GCATGCATCGAGCCTTCGTGGTCCTCCTGCCCCTCAGCCTCACGTTGATTGTTTTTGGCTGGATCTGCGGGATCATCGGTTCTTTGGCTCGCAGCTACCGGGTTCTGCTGTTCACAGGCTGCTATTTTCTGCTTGGCG CACTGCTGACACTCTCGGGGACCAGCATCTACATCGTCTATTCCGAGGCAGCTTTTGCTGAGACTGTGCACATGTTTGACCGGCAGCGCTTTGAGCATGTCCATGTTGCCTTTGGCTGGTCCCTGGCACTAGCCTGGCTCTCTTTCAGCGCTGAAACACTGGCTGgcatcctgctccttctggctgcTCGGGGTCTCTGCCTGAAGCTGCGCACGGGCTCAGGGGTCATCTGA